A single window of Acetohalobium arabaticum DSM 5501 DNA harbors:
- the atpA gene encoding F0F1 ATP synthase subunit alpha — translation MNLKPDEISSIIKKRIEDYDVKLETEDVGTVLSVGDGIAQIHGLEEAMAGELLQFASGVYGMVLNLEEDSIGCVILGDETKIEEGDRVERTGELVDVPVGEDMIGRVVNALGEPIDGKGPINTDKKRSIESEAPNVIERTPVEVPLQTGLKAVDSLVPIGRGQRELIIGDRQTGKTSIGIDTIINQKDNDVICIYVAIGQKASTVAQVVDRLENNQAMDHTIIVAANASDPAPLQYIAPYAGCAMGEEFMYDGKDVLVVYDDLSKHAVAYREMSLLLRRPPGREAYPGDVFYLHSRLLERAAKLNDDMGGGSLTALPIIETQAGDVSAYIPTNVISITDGQIYLESELFHSGVRPAINVGISVSRVGGDAQVSAMKDVAGTLRLDLSQYRELEAFAQFGSDLDEATQQKLARGDRIIEVLKQPENNPMEVENQVLSIYAVTNGYMDDIPVDDIKEFEEEMIDFIHSNYAEVPETIKETEELDDEIEEELIAAIEDFKAMFVDEIEKESA, via the coding sequence ATGAATCTTAAGCCTGACGAAATAAGTTCAATAATTAAGAAACGAATAGAAGATTATGATGTTAAATTGGAAACGGAAGATGTTGGAACAGTTTTAAGTGTTGGTGATGGTATTGCTCAAATTCATGGTTTAGAAGAAGCAATGGCTGGAGAATTACTGCAGTTTGCCAGCGGTGTTTATGGTATGGTTTTAAACTTAGAAGAAGATAGTATTGGTTGTGTAATTTTAGGAGACGAAACAAAGATTGAAGAAGGGGATCGAGTTGAACGAACTGGAGAACTAGTTGATGTACCAGTAGGAGAAGATATGATTGGAAGAGTTGTTAATGCTTTAGGAGAACCTATTGATGGAAAGGGGCCAATTAATACTGATAAAAAGCGATCCATAGAATCAGAGGCGCCTAATGTTATTGAGAGAACCCCTGTTGAGGTTCCTCTTCAGACTGGACTTAAAGCGGTTGACTCTTTGGTACCTATTGGTCGTGGTCAGCGAGAATTAATTATTGGTGACCGTCAGACTGGTAAAACATCAATTGGAATAGATACAATCATTAATCAGAAAGATAATGATGTTATTTGTATTTATGTTGCAATTGGACAGAAGGCATCTACAGTAGCTCAGGTAGTAGATAGATTAGAAAATAATCAAGCAATGGATCATACAATTATTGTTGCTGCTAATGCTAGCGATCCAGCACCATTACAGTATATAGCACCTTATGCTGGATGTGCTATGGGTGAAGAATTTATGTATGATGGCAAAGATGTATTAGTTGTTTATGATGATTTATCCAAGCATGCAGTAGCTTATCGTGAAATGTCTTTACTTTTACGCCGTCCACCGGGACGTGAAGCTTATCCAGGTGATGTCTTTTATTTACACTCTCGTCTCTTAGAAAGAGCTGCTAAGTTAAATGACGATATGGGTGGTGGGTCTTTAACTGCATTACCGATTATTGAGACTCAAGCAGGAGACGTTTCTGCTTATATTCCAACAAATGTAATCTCTATCACTGATGGACAGATATATCTTGAAAGTGAATTATTCCATTCTGGTGTAAGACCAGCAATTAATGTTGGTATTTCTGTCTCACGAGTTGGTGGAGATGCTCAGGTAAGTGCCATGAAGGATGTTGCAGGTACGTTACGTTTGGATCTATCTCAGTATCGAGAATTAGAGGCCTTTGCTCAGTTTGGATCTGATCTTGATGAAGCAACACAGCAGAAATTAGCCCGTGGAGATAGAATAATTGAAGTATTAAAACAGCCTGAAAATAATCCAATGGAAGTAGAAAATCAGGTACTGAGTATCTATGCTGTAACTAATGGGTATATGGATGATATTCCAGTTGATGATATTAAAGAATTTGAAGAAGAAATGATAGATTTTATTCATAGCAATTATGCTGAAGTTCCAGAAACTATCAAAGAGACTGAAGAATTAGATGATGAAATAGAAGAAGAATTAATTGCTGCTATTGAAGATTTCAAAGCAATGTTTGTTGATGAAATTGAAAAAGAGTCTGCTTAA